A stretch of the Medicago truncatula cultivar Jemalong A17 chromosome 5, MtrunA17r5.0-ANR, whole genome shotgun sequence genome encodes the following:
- the LOC112416066 gene encoding E3 ubiquitin-protein ligase RNF8, with protein sequence MSDATNYRWMEVVSDIGLNRVPVVDENSIFGNTSREQDEPSTQMRHDQTLALLPMEATDDDVIEISAKAFAKAIPNFRRNRRRTIDDVIDVYIEEEEEQHPKKPLISCPICMGPFVEEMTTKCGHIFCKTCIKDAIKAQAKCPTCRKKITSVRQLIRVYLPTTG encoded by the coding sequence ATGTCCGATGCCACAAATTACAGGTGGATGGAGGTTGTTTCGGACATCGGCCTTAATCGGGTACCTGTGGTTGATGAGAATTCAATTTTTGGGAATACTTCTCGTGAGCAAGATGAACCTTCGACTCAGATGAGGCATGACCAAACACTCGCACTATTGCCTATGGAGGCCACCGATGATGACGTTATTGAAATTTCCGCAAAGGCTTTTGCCAAGGCAATACCAAATTTCAGAAGAAATCGACGGAGGACCATTGATGATGTTATTGATGTGTAtatagaggaagaagaagagcaGCATCCAAAGAAACCTCTCATCAGTTGTCCTATATGCATGGGCCCTTTTGTCGAAGAAATGACCACAAAGTGTGGCCACATTTTTTGCAAGACTTGTATCAAGGATGCAATCAAGGCTCAAGCTAAATGTCCTACCTGTAGAAAAAAGATCACTTCTGTTAGACAGCTTATAAGGGTGTATCTCCCAACAACTGGTTGA